Proteins encoded within one genomic window of Numenius arquata chromosome 12, bNumArq3.hap1.1, whole genome shotgun sequence:
- the KIAA1755 gene encoding uncharacterized protein KIAA1755 homolog has translation MLCVWLALTPWLLRLLRLRTANVPERGSRLCSGLISGSFNHSPTLGTGPGHAHMPYIHFLPSLQPRKDAGSLDTAVQSALQALYPPFEATAPTVLGQVFRLLETSYRGDGLCCLLQFLIPAKRLFEHVRQAACAPYFNCIFLHEGWPLCLHEKVVVHLAPLNPLLLRPGDFYLQAEPCEEHSARITVKHLSHDLRTVEETPVPEATYALLFTNEWLEEINSSRAGAPLHTCLVATENGITPLPWSKIATPDFIDKPKAGANSVPAGTWHGPAPETAAEPAAPSTSVPQSDIPAPYGNVAGTIPGCEVTSRRSNQGRYPGLIKVDQSGPRKKPAVLAMPSLYEIISQNLEGEYVDLLELSQEQLDLLSRSLPPARPAGPMGAGAKVTLPWANGGLEADAWPCGGALSSEEGPCTPCLGRKLSQELGPHSPRCRPRDSYLAALQNPVSFGPGLMAAILEEPDVPSPGPEPPPATHCETPAQHGRGAGSPTVLTRRPRRASPGAQVEALVRQGSPRLPPGSSHKFSFLKGPRLGVAAGDERATNQHEGAWKKMSAIYSPRMGRAKPAGKGTDAAATAPMEERSLESTGCKNGLSVPNTGSPGREPLGWQDLHAGLLRSGIVCLPGSSDRLGRALLQVTTSGSAWGAAWCSAAELGKLILYLCSLPRREAKDGALTVVLDARKQPPAPVLFSALRSVQSISPGCIHTVLLLAEKELVAHRERLPGVQVETLASLKALGRYVDSSQLTPELDGTFPYCHGEWVQFFQKLHPFTAGLRQALELLQSCIQELRSADALAGTQDAAACIERHQELMRKVLSDPQLVHVQREGGAVLARLRREATRLGASANVRTSMESAEGLYSQLEEELHNLVSQSNSCLEHLEFLQKVRELEAEFGKLGCWLDGEAAVRLQEMGTEEWSPDTFQGSTEQFNEFFVQATAQYRHGLALCQEAAEVRDVAFPEADPFQVAAALFRTKLMGFYRQVERRQVERELLQELGRFSSKITGLKLDCRQCSARVKRGEGQALQCLQSSFQKLSVEFALEKLQEMKAQVYRMQSSQGLAAWSEARHKYQETRQVLEEMLAELQETWGPQADGQRDTFSSPSSGSAAPCKEAPVFKATTSPKPAALGAQGAAEQPEPTTQGPGQPQASSVPGPALGGKPNSPQPHCQQGPEGDRAFHRQVSADTFLPKPESGARSGAAGHLAQERRQPLQRHSFTMPARVRFPGSDPLCHATVPHGTVSAPCTHGPPADKRTEATQYFQVSSQSSFSSEDSDSQNSTEEAPAASLASHRDLQSPRPSCPSEKAPQIVYLENHRTESPAKANAK, from the exons ATGCTCTGTGTCTGGCTTGCCTTAACCCCTTGGCTGCTGCGGCTCCTCCGCCTCCGCACGGCCAACGTTCCCGAGCGGGGCAGCAGGCTGTGCTCAGGGCTCATCTCAGGCTCCTTCAACCACAGCCCAACGCTGGGAACTGGACCCGGCCATGCTCATATGCCCTACATCCATttcctccccagtttacagcccagGAAG GACGCTGGGTCGCTGGACACAGCGGTGCAGAGTGCTCTCCAGGCCCTCTACCCTCCCTTTGAAGCCACAGCCCCCACAGTCCTGGGCCAGGTGTTTCGGCTACTGGAGACCAGCTACCGGGGAGatgggctctgctgcctgctccagTTCCTCATCCCGGCCAAGCGCCTGTTCGAGCACGTGCGGCAGGCAGCCTGC gctcCCTACTTTAACTGCATCTTTCTCCATGAAGGCTGGCCCTTGTGTCTTCATGAGAAAGTGGTTGTCCACCTCGCGCCGCTCAACCCCCTCCTGCTGCGCCCTGGGGATTTCTACCTGCAAGCGGAGCCCTGCGAGGAGCACTCAGCGCGCATCACTGTCAAGCACCTCTCCCACGACCTGCGCACGGTGGAGGAGACACCCGTCCCCGAGGCCACCTACGCGCTGCTCTTCACCAACGAGTGGCTGGAGGAGATCAACAGCAGCCGGGCCGGAGCTCCCCTGCACACCTGCCTGGTGGCCACCGAGAATGGCATTACCCCACTGCCGTGGAGCAAGATTGCCACGCCGGACTTCATCGACAAGCCCAAGGCTGGTGCCAACAGCGTGCCTGCGGGCACCTGGCACGGTCCTGCTCCTGAAACTGCAGCCgagccagcagcacccagcacatCTGTGCCCCAAAGTGACATCCCAGCACCCTATGGCAATGTTGCAGGCACCATCCCGGGCTGCGAGGTCACCTCTCGGAGGTCGAACCAGGGAAGATACCCAGGACTGATCAAGGTGGACCAGAGTGGGCCACGGAAGAAGCCAGCCGTGCTGGCCATGCCCAGCCTCTACGAGATCATCAGCCAGAACCTGGAGGGGGAGtacgtggacctgctggagctctcccaggagcagctggacctcctgtccaggtccctgccACCTGCCCGCCCAGCAGGGCCGATGGGGGCTGGGGCCAAAGTGACACTCCCCTGGGCGAACGGGGGGCTGGAGGCAGATGCCTGGCCCTGTGGGGGGGCACTGAGCTCGGAggagggtccctgcaccccatgCCTGGGGAGGAAGCTGAGCCAGGAGCTGGGGCCACACAGCCCACGGTGCCGCCCCCGTGACTCCTACCTGGCCGCGCTGCAGAACCCGGTGAGCTTCGGCCCTGGGCTGATGGCAGCCATCCTGGAGGAGCCAGacgtccccagccccggccctgagccaccccctgccacccacTGTGAGACCCCCGCACAGCATGGgaggggggctggcagccccACTGTCCTCACCCGCCGTCCCCGCCGAGCGAGTCCCGGGGCGCAGGTGGAGGCACTGGTGCGTCAGGgcagcccccggctccccccgggctCCAGCCACAAGTTCTCCTTCCTGAAGGGCCCACGGCTCGGGGTGGCCGCCGGGGATGAAAGAGCTACCAACCAGCATGAAGGAGCCTGGAAGAAGATGTCTGCCATCTACTCGCCCAGGATGGGCAGAGCCAAGCCAGCCGGGAAAG GTACGGATGCAGCAGCCACTGCCCCCATGGAGGAACGGTCCCTGGAAAGCACCGGCTGCAAGAACGGTCTCTCCGTACCCAACACGGGCAGCCCTGGCCGGGAGCCGCTGGGCTGGCAGGACCTGCACGCCGGGCTGCTGCGGTCGGGCATCGTGTGCCTGCCAG GGAGCTCGGACAGGCTGGGCAGGGCCCTTCTGCAGGTGACCACCAGCGGCAGCGCTTGGGGGGCTGCGTGGTGCTCAGCTGCCGAGCTGGGGAAGCTCATCCTCtacctctgctccctccccag GCGAGAAGCGAAGGACGGTGCGCTCACCGTCGTGTTGGATGCCAGGAAGCAGCCGCCCGCTCCTGTCCTGTTCTCGGCCCTCCGCTCTGTCCAG AGCATCTCACCGGGCTGCATCCACACCGTGCTGCTGCTGGCCGAGAAGGAGCTGGTCGCCCACCGCGAGAGGCTGCCTGGGGTGCAG GTGGAGACCCTGGCATCACTGAAGGCTCTGGGCCGCTATGTCGACAGCTCCCAGCTGACACCGGAGCTGGATGGCACCTTCCCCTACTGCCACGGCGAGTGGGTTCAATTCTTCCAG AAACTGCATCCCTTCACGGCCGGCCTCAGGCAGGCAttggagctgctgcagagctgcatccAGGAGCTGCGGAGTGCCGACGCGCTGGCAGGGACGCAG GATGCGGCCGCATGTATCGAGAGGCACCAGGAGCTGATGCGGAAGGTGCTGAGCGACCCACAGCTGGTGCATGTGCAGCGCGAGGGGGGCGCCGTGCTGGCCAGGCTGCGCAGGGAGGCCACGCGGCTCGGCGCCTCGGCCAACGTCAG GACCAGCATGGAGTCGGCTGAGGGGCTGTACAGCCAGCTGGAGGAAGAGCTTCACAACCTGGTGTCCCAGTCCAACAGCTGCTTGGAGCACCTGGAGTTCCTCCAAAAGGTCCGCGAGCTTGAGGCTGAGTTTGGCAAG CTGGGATGCTGGCTGGATGGGGAGGCAGCAGTGCGGCTGCAGGAGATGGGCACTGAGGAATGGAGCCCCGACACCTTCCAGGGCTCTACTGAGCAGTTTAACGAGTTCTTCGTCCAGGCAACA GCTCAGTACCGGCATGGCCTGGCCCTTTGTCAGGAGGCGGCTGAGGTCCGAGATGTGGCGTTCCCCGAGGCAGACCCCTTCCAGGTGGCTGCAGCCCTTTTCCGGACAAAGCTGATGGGCTTCTACAGGCAGGTGGAGCGGCGACAGGTAGAGCGGGAGCTACTGCAGGAGCTTGGCCGGTTCTCCAGCAAG ATCACGGGGCTGAAGCTGGACTGCAGGCAGTGCTCAGCTCGGGTGAAGCGCGGGGAGGGCCAGGCGCTGCAGTGCCTGCAGAGCTCCTTCCAGAAGCTGTCGGTGGAATTCGCcctggagaagctgcaggagaTGAAGGCTCAGGTGTACAGGATGCAGAGCAGCCAAGGGCTGGCAGCCTGGTCCGAGGCACGGCACAAGTACCAGGAGACGCGGCAGGTTCTGGAGGAGATGCTGGCCGAGCTGCAGGAGACCTGGGGACCACAAGCTGATGGGCAGAGAGACACCTTCAGCTCCCCAAGCTCAGGGTCTGCAGCCCCTTGCAAGGAAGCCCCAGTTTTCAAAGCAACCACCAGCCCCAAGCCAGCGGCGCTGGGGGCCCAGGGGGCAGCGGAGCAGCCAGAACCCACCACACAGGGGCCAGGACAGCCCCAGGCCAGCAGCGTTCCTGGCCCCGCGCTGGGTGGAAAGCCGAActccccacagccccactgcCAACAGGGGCCAGAAGGTGACCGTGCCTTTCACCGTCAAGTCTCTGCTGACACCTTCCTCCCAAAACCTGAGAGTGGAGCCCGCTCGGGAGCTGCAGGACACCTCGCCCAGGAGCGCAGACAGCCCCTTCAGAGGCATTCCTTCACCATGCCTGCCCGGGTGCGTTTTCCAGGTTCTGATCCATTGTGTCACGCCACTGTGCCCCACGGGACTGTCTCAGCCCCCTGCACACATGGTCCACCTGCAGATAAGCGAACAGAAGCTACCCAGTACTTCCAGGTTTCCAGTCAGAGCAGTTTCTCCTCTGAAGACTCGGACTCGCAGAACTCCACTGAAGAAGCCCCGGCAGCGAGCCTGGCTTCGCACCGGGACCTCCAGAGTCCCAGACCATCTTGCCCCTCTGAAAAGGCTCCCCAGATTGTTTACCTGGAGAACCACCGCACCGAGAGTCCAGCTAAAGCAAATGCCAAGTAA